A window of Roseburia hominis A2-183 genomic DNA:
TTTATGTAAACTGTATGCGTGCACGTTACTGTCATCTGTGTGGCAATATTTCCATGAGAGACCAGTATATTGCGGATATTCAGAATCAGCTTTCCGGTGATGTACTGATTCTGGATTTGTTTGATGATCTGTATGATTTCTGTGAACTGATGTTAGAGATTGACCGCGGTGATGTCTGCCGCAATATCGGAGAAAAACTGAAGGCATTCGTGGAGCAGACCGGCATCGCCAATATGCAGCGGAAGATGACAGCGCTAGAGATGGATTATGTTAAGAAAACGAAGGACAGGGAACGCTATCTTAAGACGGCTGGCAGATTCTATGAACTGACCGAGATCGTGGAACAGGAAAACAGAAGCATGATTGTCAATATGCTTTATCTGCGCAAATCCTTAGAGCGGGCAAGAGAGCGCTGCAGGAAGCTGGAGGAGGATGCGGTGGAGCTGACGGAAAAGTCGGAGAGAGATCCGCTGACTGGACTGGCGAACCGGTACCGTCTGACAAATGATTCAGAAAAGATCGTGGAACAGTGCTTTGCGGAACATAAACCGTTGTCGTTTGAGATTTTGGATATTGATTATTTTAAGCAGTACAACGACCGTTACGGACATCAGGCGGGGGATGACTGTGTGCGTGCCATCGCGGCACTGATCCGGCAGATGGAAAGTGATCAGATTTTCTGTGCGCGCTACGGCGGAGATGAATTCGTCATTATTTACAGTGGAATGAGCGCGGAGGAAGTCTGTGAGCGCGCGGAGAAGCTGCGGCAGGATGTGATGGCACTGCATATAGAACGCCGCTATGCGGAAGGATCGTTCGGTGTGACCATCTCGCAGGGCATCTGCCATGACATCCCGAGCAACGGGAACAAGAACTGGGATTTTCTCCACGTGGCGGATCAGGCGCTCTACCGTGTGAAGAGGCGGGGGAGAAACCGGCTGTGTATGACCGATATTCACGGGCGTGAGATTGAGGTGTAAGGGTATGGTTTGCCTCGGATGTGGTACACATATAGCATGCGGTGCCGGGGTATTTATGTATTTGCTATACGATGATGTCATTTTTGTAATGAAATGCATTGGAGATTAAGCAGAGCATGAGGCTTGGCTTTTTCTTCTTATTTGAGAGACAATAGAATCGAGGATGTGATAGAGGATTAGGATCAGCTTGGGCTGGTCCTTTTTCAATTATGGCTTTAGCCAGTTGAGTACATCGGAATTTCTCAAAAGAGAAATGGAGATGCACGAAACAAAAATCCACCTGCTATGCGGGTGGAGTCAAATCGTTATACAGAAAAACACCTTTCCGTTACAATAGAGTTGTTCAGTCACTATTGCAAGAAAGGAAAGGTGTTTTATGGCGAATAAGTCTAATGATCTCGCCCATACAAAATGGATGTGTAAATACCATATTGTATTTACTCCTAAGTATAGACGAAAAATTATTTATAATCAATTAAAAGAGGATATACGTGATATTCTGAAACAGTTATGTGCATATAAGGGCGTGGAGATTATTGAAGGGCATCTCATGCCTGACCATATTCATATGCTAGTAAGTATTCCGCCAAAGATGAGTGTGTCGAGTTTTATGGGATATTTAAAGGGAAAGTCATCGCTTATGATTTTTGACAGACATGCAAATCTCAAATATAAATTTGGAAACAGACATTTTTGGTCAGAGGGATATTATGTCAGCACCGTAGGATTAAATGAAGCGACAATAAAAAAATACATTCAAGATCAAGAAAAGTACGATATCATGCAAGATAAATTAAGTGTGAAGGAGTACGAAGACCCTTTTAAGGGTTAAGTCGAAGTA
This region includes:
- the tnpA gene encoding IS200/IS605 family transposase, which encodes MANKSNDLAHTKWMCKYHIVFTPKYRRKIIYNQLKEDIRDILKQLCAYKGVEIIEGHLMPDHIHMLVSIPPKMSVSSFMGYLKGKSSLMIFDRHANLKYKFGNRHFWSEGYYVSTVGLNEATIKKYIQDQEKYDIMQDKLSVKEYEDPFKG
- a CDS encoding tetratricopeptide repeat-containing diguanylate cyclase, which produces MENHKTDDRMEDLMQKVREGRGTDAASMLDYCTQIEEYAERAGDARLLGFSHYYKGRTYYLSNETGKVFEEIGEALGYLEQSGQWELVAASYNLMAIVSVGKGNLSFAIEYYLAGLKYCKKYQLIEVESRIESNLGSLYMECGQYSDARDYLEQAHLDYKRVPEEERSLASLTAIYNNLALCYMKSGSLEKAEEYIRKLETECEAHFEEMDYIYVNCMRARYCHLCGNISMRDQYIADIQNQLSGDVLILDLFDDLYDFCELMLEIDRGDVCRNIGEKLKAFVEQTGIANMQRKMTALEMDYVKKTKDRERYLKTAGRFYELTEIVEQENRSMIVNMLYLRKSLERARERCRKLEEDAVELTEKSERDPLTGLANRYRLTNDSEKIVEQCFAEHKPLSFEILDIDYFKQYNDRYGHQAGDDCVRAIAALIRQMESDQIFCARYGGDEFVIIYSGMSAEEVCERAEKLRQDVMALHIERRYAEGSFGVTISQGICHDIPSNGNKNWDFLHVADQALYRVKRRGRNRLCMTDIHGREIEV